The following proteins are encoded in a genomic region of Maribacter hydrothermalis:
- the clpB gene encoding ATP-dependent chaperone ClpB yields the protein MNINNFTIKSQEAIQQAQLIAQNLGHQQIENEHVFKALTEVEENVMPFLLKKLGINFSLILQILEKELLTFPKVEGGDIQFSREAGKTLNEASIVAKNMEDEYVSIEHLFLAILKSKSKIAQILKDQGATEKHLNAAIKELRNGDKVTSQSAEDNYNSLEKYANNLNKLADSGKLDPVIGRDEEIRRILQILSRRTKNNPILVGEPGVGKTAIVEGLAHRIIQGDIPENLKDKVIYSLDMGALIAGAKYKGEFEERLKAVIKEVVSADGNIILFIDEIHTLIGAGGGQGAMDAANILKPALARGELRSIGATTLDEYQKYFEKDKALERRFQKVVVDQPDTESAISILRGIKDKYEAHHKVRIKDEAVISAVELSQRYITNRFLPDKAIDLMDEAASKLRMEINSKPEELDVLDRKIMQIEIEIEAIKRENDKQKLQVLNLDLANIKEERNEIFAQWESEKSVVDNIQQTKLAIENYKTEAERAERNGEYGKVAELRYGKIKEAQESLTKLQNNLSAQQHAGTLIKEEVTSDDIAEVVAKWTGIPVTKMLQSEREKLLKLESVLHRRVVGQEEAIEAVSDAIRRSRAGLQDSKKPIGSFLFLGTTGVGKTELAKTLASYLFDDENAMTRIDMSEYQERHSVSRLVGAPPGYVGYDEGGQLTEAVRRRPYSVVLLDEIEKAHPDTFNILLQVLDEGRLTDNKGRVADFKNTIIIMTSNMGSDIIQDTFENAVDVYSATEAARIEVLGLLKKTVRPEFINRIDDIVMFTPLTKDNIKEIVKLQIQSLKKMLDNQQITLDATEEAIDYLAEKGYDPQFGARPVKRTIQKEVLNNMSKALLSGEIKADSVVLLDAFDNNLVFRNQEDIMA from the coding sequence ATGAATATAAATAATTTCACCATAAAATCACAGGAGGCTATTCAACAAGCCCAACTGATTGCCCAAAATTTGGGGCATCAACAAATTGAAAATGAACATGTTTTTAAAGCGCTTACTGAAGTAGAAGAAAATGTTATGCCTTTCTTGCTTAAGAAATTAGGCATTAACTTCTCTCTAATTCTTCAAATTTTAGAAAAAGAATTATTAACCTTCCCTAAAGTGGAAGGTGGAGACATACAATTTTCTAGAGAGGCAGGAAAAACGCTTAATGAAGCAAGTATTGTTGCTAAAAATATGGAAGATGAATATGTTTCCATTGAACACCTTTTTTTAGCCATCTTAAAATCGAAAAGTAAAATAGCCCAAATACTAAAGGATCAAGGTGCAACAGAAAAGCATTTAAATGCAGCTATAAAAGAACTTAGAAATGGCGATAAGGTTACTTCTCAAAGTGCAGAAGACAACTATAATTCACTTGAAAAATATGCCAACAACCTAAATAAACTTGCTGATAGTGGTAAGTTAGACCCTGTAATTGGCAGAGACGAAGAAATTCGTAGAATATTACAAATACTATCAAGACGAACCAAAAATAACCCAATTTTAGTAGGAGAGCCTGGCGTAGGTAAAACGGCTATTGTCGAAGGTTTGGCGCACAGAATTATACAAGGTGATATTCCTGAAAACCTTAAAGATAAGGTCATTTATTCTTTGGACATGGGTGCATTAATTGCTGGTGCTAAATACAAAGGAGAATTTGAAGAACGATTAAAAGCCGTTATTAAAGAGGTTGTTAGTGCAGATGGCAATATCATACTATTTATAGATGAAATACACACTTTAATAGGTGCCGGTGGCGGACAAGGAGCTATGGATGCCGCTAATATTCTTAAACCAGCTTTAGCAAGAGGCGAGTTAAGATCTATTGGTGCGACTACGCTTGATGAATACCAAAAATATTTTGAAAAAGATAAGGCATTAGAAAGAAGATTTCAAAAAGTAGTTGTTGATCAGCCAGATACTGAAAGTGCTATTTCTATCTTAAGAGGTATTAAAGATAAGTACGAGGCACACCATAAGGTTCGTATTAAGGATGAAGCCGTAATTTCTGCGGTAGAATTATCTCAGCGATACATAACCAATAGATTTTTGCCGGACAAAGCTATCGACCTAATGGACGAGGCGGCTTCTAAATTACGTATGGAAATAAATTCTAAGCCCGAAGAATTAGATGTTCTTGACCGTAAGATTATGCAAATAGAAATTGAAATCGAGGCAATTAAAAGAGAAAATGATAAGCAAAAATTACAGGTCTTAAATTTAGACTTAGCCAATATCAAAGAAGAGAGAAATGAAATTTTTGCGCAATGGGAAAGTGAAAAATCTGTTGTTGACAACATTCAACAAACAAAGTTAGCTATTGAAAACTATAAAACTGAAGCTGAACGTGCCGAACGAAATGGAGAATACGGTAAAGTTGCCGAACTGCGATATGGGAAAATAAAGGAAGCTCAAGAAAGTTTAACTAAATTACAGAACAATTTAAGCGCTCAGCAACATGCAGGCACACTAATTAAAGAAGAAGTTACTAGTGATGATATAGCAGAAGTAGTTGCAAAATGGACGGGTATACCAGTTACAAAAATGCTACAAAGCGAACGCGAAAAATTATTGAAACTTGAAAGTGTACTCCATAGGCGTGTTGTTGGTCAAGAAGAAGCCATTGAAGCTGTTTCCGATGCTATTAGAAGAAGTAGAGCCGGATTACAAGATTCCAAAAAGCCCATTGGCTCCTTCCTATTTTTAGGTACAACTGGAGTAGGTAAAACAGAATTAGCTAAAACCTTGGCATCTTATTTATTTGATGATGAGAATGCAATGACCAGAATTGACATGAGCGAATACCAAGAAAGGCATTCGGTAAGCAGATTGGTGGGAGCACCTCCAGGGTATGTTGGTTATGATGAAGGAGGACAATTAACCGAAGCGGTTAGAAGACGTCCGTACTCTGTTGTTTTGTTAGATGAAATTGAAAAGGCACACCCAGATACTTTTAATATTCTTCTGCAAGTTTTAGACGAAGGCAGATTAACGGATAACAAGGGTCGTGTTGCGGATTTTAAGAATACGATCATCATCATGACCAGTAATATGGGAAGTGATATCATTCAAGATACTTTTGAAAATGCCGTAGATGTTTACAGTGCAACTGAAGCTGCAAGGATTGAAGTACTAGGTTTATTAAAGAAAACAGTAAGACCAGAATTTATAAATAGAATTGATGACATTGTTATGTTTACTCCTTTAACCAAAGACAACATCAAAGAAATCGTAAAACTTCAAATTCAAAGTTTAAAGAAAATGTTAGACAATCAACAAATTACTTTGGATGCCACTGAAGAAGCTATCGATTATTTGGCAGAGAAAGGTTATGATCCGCAATTTGGTGCAAGACCTGTAAAAAGAACTATCCAGAAAGAAGTTCTGAACAATATGTCCAAAGCATTATTGAGCGGTGAAATTAAAGCTGATAGTGTTGTTTTACTAGATGCCTTTGACAATAATTTAGTGTTTCGAAATCAGGAAGATATTATGGCATAA
- a CDS encoding TetR/AcrR family transcriptional regulator: MSTKAERTTAFIIETVAPVFNKHGYVGTSMSDLTNATNLTKGALYGNFENKEALALSAFEFNRNLLLTAIDEHLSIDGNAINKINNLIEFYKKYDVFTLNMGGCPILNVGIDAQHNNRLLAAAAKETIKDIEGKIALVFESGINNGEFKLPVSPLQFSKQLFTIIQGAIAMATLTKDRKYLLNTVTYLDVLIKRELK, from the coding sequence ATGTCAACCAAAGCCGAAAGAACAACCGCATTCATTATAGAGACTGTAGCACCCGTTTTCAACAAACATGGTTATGTTGGTACTAGCATGAGTGACTTAACTAATGCTACCAACCTAACAAAAGGTGCTCTTTATGGTAATTTTGAAAATAAAGAGGCATTAGCTCTTTCCGCATTTGAGTTTAATAGAAATCTGCTTTTAACCGCAATTGACGAACATTTGTCCATAGATGGCAATGCCATCAATAAGATTAATAACCTTATAGAGTTTTACAAAAAGTACGATGTTTTTACCTTAAACATGGGAGGTTGCCCAATTTTAAATGTTGGAATTGACGCACAACATAATAATCGCTTATTGGCTGCAGCTGCTAAAGAAACTATAAAAGATATAGAAGGAAAAATTGCCCTAGTTTTTGAAAGTGGAATCAATAATGGTGAGTTTAAACTACCGGTATCTCCTTTACAATTTTCAAAACAACTATTTACTATAATACAAGGTGCTATTGCAATGGCTACCCTAACAAAAGACCGCAAATACTTATTAAACACAGTTACCTACCTAGATGTTCTAATTAAAAGAGAATTAAAATAA
- a CDS encoding PorP/SprF family type IX secretion system membrane protein, with protein MKKFCGALLIGFVVLGIKAQEVVLPVDFRQQNLTEYNSSLINPSYSLNRNNPSSVALWARWQWQIYDADPTSLFFNYTTRLNEVSSAGVGFFQHNTGVFLNTGAAVNYAYNIELSENVFFGVGLNLFAYQQKLADERFFIPNPIQTSIPNDFIIQMAPGINLSVDRFNLGLVSENLFDYNFSTNERNTSPDDRMFLALASYDFPVSVLSTDESSILRPSIYYKTIPGLDNQVGLTTLLTTNKYWAQAGYNSFYGISGGIGGRFFKRLSIGALVEVGTSSNVKGMDPSFELVTSYKIGKLETPEEKLEEQLIAAEENKKEEELLEKESLAEELSKAEKLALEREIKKQERLAQLDAKRVKDSLDIAAKQADVAIKESKRDIKRKRDSIENANAEKALAATKALEQQRKQDSIALVISKEAEAVALLQQQRKDSIAESEAALAEAERKQAELALKNEVVKPKAGERYEEVAKEGALSPGYYLIANVFGTKKYFDAFMIDMKKKGIDAKSFYRELNKYNYVYLAKFTSIKEAREARDSGLNGKYNEKIWIFRVTGE; from the coding sequence ATGAAAAAATTTTGTGGGGCACTTCTTATTGGATTTGTAGTTCTAGGTATTAAGGCTCAGGAAGTTGTGCTTCCTGTTGATTTTAGGCAACAGAACCTTACTGAATACAACAGCAGCTTAATTAATCCTTCATATAGTTTAAATCGTAATAACCCTTCTTCCGTGGCACTTTGGGCTAGGTGGCAATGGCAGATATATGACGCAGACCCTACTTCATTATTTTTTAATTACACTACTAGGTTAAATGAGGTTTCTTCAGCAGGTGTTGGTTTTTTTCAACATAATACCGGTGTTTTTTTAAATACAGGTGCAGCAGTAAACTATGCCTATAATATAGAATTAAGTGAAAATGTATTTTTCGGGGTTGGGCTTAATTTATTTGCTTATCAACAAAAATTAGCTGATGAACGTTTTTTTATTCCTAATCCAATACAAACATCAATTCCTAATGATTTTATCATTCAAATGGCTCCAGGAATTAATCTTAGTGTCGATAGATTTAATTTAGGTTTGGTATCGGAAAATTTGTTCGATTATAATTTCAGTACAAATGAACGTAATACCAGCCCTGATGATCGTATGTTTTTAGCATTGGCAAGTTATGATTTTCCTGTCTCAGTACTTAGCACAGATGAAAGTTCAATATTGAGACCATCAATATATTATAAAACAATACCCGGCTTAGATAATCAAGTTGGGCTAACAACATTACTGACTACGAATAAATATTGGGCTCAGGCAGGTTACAATAGCTTTTATGGAATATCTGGAGGTATAGGTGGTCGTTTCTTTAAACGATTATCTATTGGGGCATTGGTAGAAGTAGGTACAAGTTCCAATGTGAAGGGAATGGACCCATCTTTTGAATTAGTAACCTCATATAAAATAGGAAAATTAGAAACACCTGAAGAAAAGCTAGAAGAACAATTAATTGCAGCTGAGGAGAATAAAAAAGAAGAAGAATTACTTGAAAAAGAATCACTAGCTGAGGAGCTATCGAAAGCTGAGAAACTAGCACTAGAACGCGAAATAAAAAAACAAGAACGATTGGCGCAACTTGACGCTAAAAGAGTAAAAGACTCATTGGATATTGCAGCTAAGCAGGCCGATGTTGCAATTAAAGAATCTAAAAGAGATATAAAGCGCAAACGTGATTCTATAGAAAACGCAAATGCAGAAAAGGCATTAGCAGCGACTAAAGCATTAGAACAACAAAGAAAACAAGATTCTATAGCTTTAGTTATAAGTAAAGAAGCGGAAGCTGTGGCGCTGCTTCAACAACAAAGAAAAGATTCAATAGCAGAAAGTGAAGCAGCTTTGGCAGAAGCGGAGAGAAAACAAGCGGAGTTAGCTTTAAAGAATGAAGTTGTAAAACCGAAGGCAGGAGAAAGATATGAGGAAGTTGCAAAAGAAGGAGCTTTGTCTCCTGGATATTATTTGATCGCAAATGTATTTGGGACTAAAAAATACTTTGATGCATTTATGATCGACATGAAGAAAAAAGGTATTGATGCCAAATCATTCTACAGAGAATTGAACAAATATAACTATGTGTATTTAGCTAAGTTTACTTCTATTAAAGAAGCGAGAGAAGCAAGAGACTCTGGATTAAACGGTAAATACAACGAGAAGATTTGGATATTTAGAGTTACCGGAGAGTAA
- a CDS encoding SixA phosphatase family protein, whose protein sequence is MKAIKFVLFILLSISLSCKEEHPIGTATDQTSISTFYLIRHAEKDRSNPNDNDPELNQKGLGRAMHWAEILIDVELDAIYSTDYNRTSMTAAPTSVKKNIDVQYYDPSTIDITQFKADNVDKKVLIVGHSNTTPEFVNKLIGEEKYSSIDDGENGTLFIVQVVNNIPTVNKLIFNCNCPD, encoded by the coding sequence ATGAAAGCTATCAAATTTGTTCTTTTTATTCTGCTCTCCATTAGTCTTTCTTGTAAAGAAGAGCACCCAATAGGCACCGCAACAGATCAAACATCTATTTCTACATTTTATCTGATAAGACATGCCGAAAAAGATAGAAGTAACCCCAATGACAACGACCCTGAGTTAAACCAAAAAGGTTTAGGCAGAGCTATGCATTGGGCCGAAATATTGATTGATGTTGAGTTAGATGCCATTTATTCAACCGACTACAATAGAACTTCAATGACTGCAGCACCTACATCTGTTAAAAAGAATATAGATGTGCAATATTATGACCCAAGTACTATAGATATAACTCAATTTAAAGCGGATAATGTAGATAAAAAAGTTTTAATTGTTGGGCATAGTAATACTACACCAGAATTTGTAAATAAATTAATAGGTGAAGAAAAATATTCTTCAATTGATGATGGTGAAAATGGTACATTATTTATAGTACAAGTAGTGAATAATATACCAACAGTGAATAAGCTTATTTTTAACTGTAATTGTCCTGATTAA
- the smpB gene encoding SsrA-binding protein SmpB, with protein sequence MQNTINIKNKRARFEYELMDKFTAGIVLAGTEIKAIREGRASISESFCEFNDRDELFVINMQIDEYSHASHFNHKPKAERKLLLQRRELKKLSKEVKASGLTIVPLRVFLNERGLAKMQIALAKGKKLYDKRETMKDRDNKRDLDRIKKSFNN encoded by the coding sequence ATGCAAAATACCATCAACATAAAGAATAAAAGGGCTCGTTTCGAATATGAGCTAATGGATAAATTTACGGCCGGCATAGTCTTAGCTGGGACTGAAATTAAAGCCATACGAGAAGGTCGTGCATCTATATCCGAGAGTTTCTGCGAGTTTAATGATAGGGATGAACTGTTTGTAATAAATATGCAAATTGACGAATATTCACATGCATCTCATTTTAATCACAAACCAAAAGCCGAAAGAAAATTACTTTTGCAAAGAAGAGAATTAAAGAAGTTAAGTAAAGAGGTTAAAGCATCTGGACTAACTATTGTTCCATTACGTGTATTTTTAAACGAAAGAGGACTTGCCAAAATGCAAATTGCATTGGCCAAGGGTAAAAAACTCTACGATAAAAGGGAAACAATGAAGGATCGTGATAATAAACGCGATCTTGACCGAATAAAAAAGAGCTTTAATAACTAG
- a CDS encoding protein-L-isoaspartate(D-aspartate) O-methyltransferase has protein sequence MKDTFKHRGMRNHLAQILIDKGIADKKVLDAVREIPRHLFMDSSFEGHAYQNKAFPIAANQTISHPYTVAFQTELLQLEEGHKVLEIGTGSGYQTAILLNLKVKVYSIERQLELFKKTNIFFKKMGYRPKKLIFGDGYKGLPEQAPFDRIIVTAGAPEVPKALLSQLKVGGRLVIPIGFEEQIMTLFVRTANMEFSKTEYGSFRFVPLLENKN, from the coding sequence TTGAAAGATACTTTTAAGCATCGCGGCATGCGAAACCATTTAGCACAAATACTTATAGATAAGGGTATTGCTGATAAAAAGGTGCTTGACGCCGTTCGTGAAATCCCAAGGCATTTATTTATGGACAGCAGTTTTGAAGGCCATGCGTATCAAAATAAAGCATTTCCAATTGCTGCGAATCAAACTATTTCCCACCCATACACTGTAGCATTTCAGACCGAATTATTACAATTAGAGGAGGGTCATAAAGTTTTGGAAATTGGAACGGGTAGCGGATACCAAACTGCAATTCTTTTAAATTTAAAGGTTAAGGTTTATTCTATTGAACGTCAATTAGAGTTGTTCAAAAAGACCAATATTTTTTTTAAGAAAATGGGCTACAGACCTAAGAAGCTTATTTTTGGAGATGGTTATAAGGGTTTGCCGGAACAAGCACCTTTTGATCGTATTATTGTTACTGCAGGAGCACCTGAAGTGCCAAAGGCCTTGCTTTCGCAATTAAAAGTTGGTGGAAGACTCGTAATTCCAATAGGATTTGAAGAACAAATTATGACACTTTTTGTGCGCACCGCAAATATGGAATTTTCAAAGACCGAGTACGGTTCTTTTAGATTTGTGCCCTTGTTAGAAAATAAGAACTAG
- a CDS encoding Gfo/Idh/MocA family protein: protein MLKVGVLGAGHLGKIHLRLLNESKNYELVGFHDANSSNGEKVSSEFGYTYYNNLDDLIDAVDVVDIVTPTLSHYECAKKSIEKGKHIFIEKPITHTLEEANSLLELQAKYKIKGQVGHVERFNPAFTAVKNAIKQPMFIESHRLAEFNPRGTDVPVVLDLMIHDIDAILSVVNSEVKQVNASGVSVISQSPDIANARLEFENGCVANLTASRISLKNMRKSRFFQKDAYISVDFLEKKVEVVKMKDAPKEPGDFDMILQNAEGVKKQIYFENPSIETNNAILDELNSFADAIKNNTTPVVSLKQGTQALKVALQIISAFNPKKI, encoded by the coding sequence ATGTTAAAAGTTGGTGTTTTAGGAGCTGGGCATCTGGGTAAAATCCACCTTAGACTTCTAAATGAATCTAAAAACTATGAACTAGTTGGTTTCCACGATGCCAATAGTTCAAATGGAGAAAAAGTAAGTTCAGAATTTGGATATACTTATTACAATAACCTCGATGATTTAATTGATGCTGTTGACGTTGTTGATATCGTAACCCCTACTCTTTCTCATTACGAATGTGCAAAAAAATCAATTGAAAAAGGAAAACATATTTTCATTGAAAAACCAATAACACATACACTTGAAGAAGCAAACTCTTTACTTGAATTACAAGCTAAGTACAAGATTAAAGGTCAGGTTGGTCATGTAGAAAGATTTAACCCGGCATTTACAGCTGTAAAAAATGCTATAAAACAACCTATGTTTATCGAAAGTCATCGTTTGGCCGAGTTTAACCCAAGAGGAACAGATGTACCCGTAGTTTTAGATTTAATGATTCATGATATCGATGCAATTTTAAGCGTTGTTAATTCTGAAGTAAAACAAGTAAACGCAAGTGGTGTTTCTGTAATTAGTCAGTCCCCGGATATTGCGAACGCTAGATTAGAATTTGAAAATGGATGTGTAGCCAACTTAACGGCAAGCAGAATTTCTCTGAAAAATATGAGAAAATCGCGCTTTTTTCAAAAAGATGCTTATATCTCAGTAGATTTTCTAGAAAAAAAAGTAGAAGTAGTAAAAATGAAGGACGCTCCTAAAGAGCCAGGTGATTTTGATATGATTCTACAAAATGCAGAGGGAGTTAAAAAGCAGATTTATTTTGAGAATCCTTCAATAGAAACTAATAATGCCATTTTAGACGAGCTAAATTCTTTTGCGGACGCTATTAAAAATAATACAACACCAGTTGTGAGCTTAAAGCAAGGCACACAAGCACTAAAAGTTGCCTTACAAATTATATCAGCATTCAATCCAAAGAAAATATGA
- a CDS encoding 3-hydroxyacyl-CoA dehydrogenase family protein: MKNIAVIGAGTMGNGIAHVFAQSGFQVHLIDVSKEALDKGLATISNNLDRMVAKEKISVADKESTLSNITLFTELKSGVSKVDLAIEAATENVTIKLKIFKELDALCGPNTLLASNTSSISITQIAAATGRPDKVIGMHFMNPVPIMQLIEIIRGYSTSDLTTKTIMELSTKLGKTPTEVNDYPGFVANRILMPMINEAIETLHHGVAGVKEIDTVMKLGMAHPMGPLQLADFIGLDICLSILNVMYDGFKNPKYAPSPLLINMVMAGKKGIKSGEGFYDYTESKKAENVANQFKN; encoded by the coding sequence ATGAAAAATATAGCAGTTATTGGCGCAGGTACAATGGGAAATGGAATTGCCCATGTATTTGCCCAAAGCGGATTTCAAGTACATTTAATTGATGTTTCTAAAGAAGCTTTAGATAAAGGACTTGCCACAATTTCTAATAATTTAGATCGTATGGTGGCAAAAGAAAAAATATCGGTTGCCGATAAAGAAAGTACTCTATCCAATATTACCCTATTTACAGAATTAAAATCGGGAGTATCAAAAGTTGATTTAGCCATAGAAGCAGCAACTGAAAATGTAACTATTAAACTCAAAATTTTTAAAGAATTAGATGCTTTGTGCGGGCCTAATACACTTTTAGCATCAAACACTTCATCTATATCAATTACACAAATTGCAGCCGCTACTGGCAGGCCAGATAAGGTTATTGGCATGCATTTCATGAATCCTGTACCCATTATGCAACTTATTGAAATTATTCGTGGTTACAGTACTTCGGATTTGACCACTAAAACCATTATGGAGCTTTCTACTAAATTAGGAAAAACCCCTACAGAGGTTAATGATTATCCCGGTTTCGTTGCAAATAGAATTTTAATGCCTATGATTAATGAAGCAATTGAAACCCTTCATCATGGTGTAGCAGGCGTAAAAGAAATTGATACGGTAATGAAATTAGGAATGGCACATCCTATGGGCCCACTTCAATTAGCGGATTTTATAGGATTGGATATTTGTCTTTCTATTTTAAATGTTATGTATGACGGGTTTAAAAATCCTAAATACGCTCCATCACCCTTATTAATTAATATGGTTATGGCCGGTAAAAAAGGAATTAAATCGGGTGAAGGATTTTACGATTACACCGAAAGTAAAAAGGCAGAAAATGTAGCCAACCAATTTAAAAATTAG
- a CDS encoding YggS family pyridoxal phosphate-dependent enzyme produces MSIKENFSSVLKTIPNSVTLVAVSKTKPLSDIQQIYDEGQRIFGENKVQEMTEKWEKMPKDIEWHMIGHLQRNKVKYMAEFVSLIHGVDSPRLLSEINKQAKKHNRTISCLLQVHIAEEDTKFGFDEDELIALVNNNEFKEFKNVKLLGLMGMATFTDNMSQVRREFKNLKSLYSKLKNSYPDFSTLSMGMSGDYRIALEEGSTMVRIGSSIFGSRN; encoded by the coding sequence ATGTCTATAAAAGAAAATTTTTCATCTGTTCTAAAAACTATTCCAAATTCAGTGACCTTGGTTGCCGTATCTAAAACGAAACCCTTATCAGATATTCAACAAATATATGATGAGGGTCAACGCATTTTTGGTGAAAACAAAGTTCAAGAAATGACGGAAAAATGGGAAAAAATGCCAAAAGATATAGAATGGCATATGATAGGCCATTTACAAAGAAACAAAGTAAAATATATGGCAGAATTTGTTTCTTTAATACATGGTGTTGACAGCCCTAGGTTACTTTCAGAAATTAACAAACAGGCCAAAAAACATAATCGAACTATTTCCTGCCTTTTACAGGTACATATTGCGGAAGAAGATACTAAGTTTGGTTTCGATGAAGATGAGCTAATTGCTTTAGTCAATAATAACGAGTTTAAAGAATTTAAAAACGTTAAACTATTAGGCTTAATGGGCATGGCTACCTTTACAGATAACATGAGTCAAGTAAGGCGAGAATTCAAAAATCTGAAATCTTTATACTCAAAATTAAAAAACAGCTATCCTGACTTCTCCACTTTATCTATGGGCATGAGCGGTGATTATCGAATTGCACTAGAAGAAGGTAGTACTATGGTGCGTATAGGAAGTAGTATCTTTGGATCAAGAAACTAA